Within Massilia litorea, the genomic segment GCATGCACTTCGAGCGCCACGCCCAGCCGCTGCTGCCGGTGGCCGAACATGCGCTGGCCGGCATGCAGGCGTATGCCGATCAACTGGGCGTCAGGCTCCAGCTCGACTGCGAGGAGGCGGCGCGCGGCCTGTCGGCGACGATCGACCAGGACCGCCTGGTGCAAGTGTTGACGAACCTGCTGTCGAATGCGGTCAAGTTCTCGCCGCGCGGCGGGGCCGTGACGCTGGCGCTGTGCCGGCATGCGGACGGCGCACGCCTGTCGGTGCGCGACCAGGGCGCCGGCATCCCGCCGGCCTTCCGGCCGCGCGTGTTCCAGCGCTTCGCCCAGGCCGACGGCGCCGACACCCGCCAGAAGGGCGGCACGGGGCTGGGCCTGTCGATCAGCAAGAGCCTGGTCGAAGAACACGGGGGGCAGATCAGTTTCGAGACGCAGCAGGGGCAGGGCACCGTTTTCCACGTCGACCTGCCGCCGGCGTAACACCGAAGGCGCGCCTGAATCTAGCGCCAGCCGTGCAGGGCAACGCCGCCGAAACTGGGCCAGGCGGAAAAATCGCGTTCCAGCCCCGGCAGCAGCGTACGCAGGCGAGCGCGGTCCTTGTAAAAGCTGGTGGCGCCGCCGTCGAGCGTGCGTTCGCCGGAGAGGAGGAAGAGGGTGCCGGATGCTGTCTTCACCGGCTGGCGCAGCAGCACCAGCACCTGCGTATCGCCGGCGCGGGCCAGCAGCAGCGAACCCGCTTCGCCGGCGTCTGCCCGCACATAGCGCCGCTGCAGTTCCGGCGCCACGCGCCCCGCCTCCAGCGCGATGCGCACGCGCTTGCCGTGCAGCCGGCCCCAGTCGAGGAAGGGGACGGCGAAGCGGACGATCTGGTCCGGATCGGTACGGTAATCCATCACGGCCAGCCCGTCGGCGGTCGCGGCCAGGCCGTCCAGCAGCGTACGCTTGTCCGACCACCAGAAAGGCACGACGAATTCGAGCGGCATGCCGGCGGCCGCGGCGTGCAGCGCGCGGGCCATCGCCAGGTATTCGCGCTCGCGCGCGGCCGGATCGAGCACGGTGTCGTCCAGCAGGTAGGGTTCGACGTCGAACTGCATGGCGCGCAGCCGCTCCTCGGGCGCGGCGGCGCGGTTGTAGGCCGCATAGGCGCGGGCGCGGTCGACGGTGGCCGCACGCTGCGCGGGCAGCACCATGTGCGGATCGCCCTCGACGCTGGTCACCGCAATGCCGGCGCGGTGGGCGCGGCGCACGAAGGCGGCCAGCCTGCCTCGCTCGCGTACCGCCGGGCCGTCGAGCGGCACCACGATGAACAGTTCGCCGATCTTCTCGCGCCCGGCCCAGGCCAGCAGCGCGTCCGGCGCATCGCGCCACTGGGTGCGCTCCCAGATCCAGGCCGCGCGCGGCTGCGGCTCGCCGGCGACCGGTTCGAGCGCCAGGTGCTCGAGCGTGAGGGTGGCGGCGCCCGAGGGGCACAAGAGCACGAACTGGCGCCAGTCGGCACGCTCGAGGCGAGCAGGCAAGGCCAGCACCGTTTCGCGCCCTGTGGCGGCGAGCGCGCCGAGCGGGTACGACGCTTCGCGCGCCGCCGACGAATCGTCCGCTGCCTGCAGGGCGAAATCGCCGCTGGCGCTGTAGCGCGCCGCCAGGCGCAGGTCCGCCAGCGGCAGCTGCCACGGTCCGTCGATCAGCACGCCGGCGGCACGCTGACCAGGAGCGCACACCAGGCGCAGCTTGCCGTCCACGTGTTCGATGCGCACCCGCTCCTCGATCCCGAACGGCCGCACCCGCGCCTCTTTCAGCAGGTTGGCGTGCAGCGGCATCGAATGCCGTTTCGGTGCAGTGCCCGGGCGATCCGGCTGGGGCAGGTCGTGGTTCGCCGGCCGGAAGGGGACCTTGCCGGCCGCGCCGTAGAGCAGGATGGTGCGTGCCGGCGTGTCGCCGGCGGGCAGCGGGTACAGGCTGTCCACAAGGGCCGCGTCGAGCCCGAGGCCGGTGGCGCGGCAGCCGGGCAGCTGCGGCGCCGCGTTCGCGACCAGGACCGTGCCGTCGGGGAGGGTGGCACGCACGCCGTCCTGCGGCGCCCCCGCGGCCGGGCACAGGTGCAGGGTGCCGGCGTGGGCGGAGGATGACATCAGGATCGCCAGGGCCGCCAGCAGCCGTTTCATGCCGAAGGCGGAGGCACGCCGGCGGCTTCCTCGCCGATGCCCTTGCGCTTCATCGCGCCCCAGGTCGATTCCTTCCCGCGCGCCCAGCGCCACAGGCCGACCAGGCGCCACCAGGTATTCAGTTGCCGGTAGCCGAAGTTCTCGAGGATCACGACCAGTCCCAGCATCAACAGCTGCTTGCCGCGCGGGTAGAGGTGGAAGGACATCTCCTCCAGCAGCAGCCCCGAGGCCGACAGCAGGATGCCCAGCCCCAGCGCCACGAACAGGAAGGCGCCGAAGGCTTCCCACGAAATCGCGCCGGTGAGGAAGGCGAACACCATGAAGATATAGCCGCCCAGTTCGATCACCGGCCCGAGCCATTCAAAAAACAGCATGAACGGGAAGGCAACCCAGCCGGCCACGCCGCCGTTACGCGAACACATCAGGCCCCAGTTGGCGCTCAGGCTCTCGGCCAGGCCGCGCTGCCAGCGCACACGCTGGTTTTTCAGGGTCGCCAGGTCTTCCGGGGCCTCGGTCCAGCACACCGGATCGGGCACGAATTCGATGCGGTAGGGCTGGCGCTTTGCGCGCAGCGTGCGGTGCATGCGCACCACGAGTTCCATGTCTTCGCCGATGGTGTCGGGCCGGTAGCCGCCGGCCAGCACCACCGCGTCCTTGCGGAAGATGCCGAAGGCGCCGGAGATGATCAGCATGCCGTTCAGCGCCGACCAGCCGAGGCGCCCGAAGAGAAAGGCGCGCAGGTATTCGACGACCTGAAACAGCGCCAGCGGGCTGCGCGGCAGGCCGACTTTCGTCAGGAAACCGCCGGAGACCTCGCAGCCGTTGGCGACGCGCACCGTGCCGCCGGTGGCAACCATGGTCGGGTCGCGGAGAAAAGGTTCCGTCACCTTCGCCAGGCTGTCGCGCTGCAGGATCGAGTCGGCGTCGACGCCGCAGAACAGCGGATAGCGCGAGGCGTTGATGCCGGCGTTGAGCGAATCGGCCTTGCCGCCGTTGACCTTGTCGATCACGCGCACGTTCGGGTAGCGCGTCGAGCGGTAGATCTGGCGCACCTCTTTCGTCGGAATCGTGCGCCGGTAAGCTTCCGGGAAGGGCAGCAGCGCGAACTCGCGCTTCAGCACGTCCAGCGTAGCGTCCTTCGAGCCGTCGTTGATGATCACGATCTCGAATTCCGCATAGGTCAGCTGCAGCATCGAGCGGATCGAGGCGGCGATCGTCGCCTCTTCGTTATACGCCGGGACCAGGATGCTGACCGGCGGCTCCAGGCCGGAATAGGCGCGCGGCAGGTCGCCCAGGAACTGCTCCTGGCCGCGCTTGTGCAGGGCGCGCAGCGAGAACAGGTTCAGGAGCAGGTAGCCGCCGTTGAGCGCCACGAAAAAGCAGAGCACGAACCAGGTGACGAAGGTGATGACGACATGATAGGTATTCATACGGAAGCGCTTTCGGCCATCGCCTGCGACAGCATGTCGGCGGCGAAGCGGTCGGTGAGGGAAGCGCGCAAGGCCTCCAGGTCGGCGCGCGTGAGCGCCGGCAGTTCGAGCAGGGCCTCGGCGGCGCGGTAGCGCACCCACCATTCGCGGTCGCCGAGCAGCTGTACCAGGCGCTCGGCGTCGCCGCGTTCGCCGACCCGGCCCAGGGCGCGCGCGGCCTGCACCCGCACCTGCCAGTCCTCGTGCGCCAGCAGGGCGCGCACCTCCGGCAGGGTCTCGGGCGTACGCACGCCGCGCAGGCCGGCGATCACGACCGGCATCGACCCGCTGTCCAGGGCCGACTTCAGCACGCCGGCCGGCAGCGCCAGGTGCAGCGCCTCGGCGATGCGCAGCGCGCGCGGCAGCTTGTCTTCGCCCAGCTGCGGCAGCAGGCGCGTCAGCGCACGGGCCGCCGGTTCGGTCGCCTGCTGCAGGATGCCGGCCGCCAGCGACAGCGCCCATTCCTCGCGCGCGATAAAGAGCGGCACCATGTAGTCGCTTGCGGCCTGCGGGTCGATCCGCACCAGCGCCCACAAGGCCGTGAGCGACACCGTATTGTCCGGCTGTCCGGCCATGCGCAGCAGGCCGGGCCAGGCATCGAGGTCGTGCAGGTGGCCCAGCACCAGGGCCGAGAGCAGGCGCGCCGGACGGCTGCCGCGTCCCAGCAGGCCGCGCGCATAGGCGTCGATCCCGAGACGGCGCGCGACTTCGTTCAGCGCCTCGTTGGCTTCGCCGCGCAGCGAACCTTGCAGGTGCGCCCACAGGCGCAGGAAGGGCAGGCGTTCGCCGCGCCGCAGCGGGGGCAGGGTGGCCGGCATCTCGCCCACGATGGCGGCGTTGAGCAGCGGACGCCAGCGGCTCAGCGCACGCGCATCGCTGCGCTGGCGCCGGCGCAGCATCATGCGCATGGCGATGATCTGCAGGGCCAGCAGCAAGGTCAGGATCAGCGCCGCGAAGCCGGTCCAGATGGCTGCGGCGACGAAGGGGTCGGAATGGGGGACCAAGGTCAACTGGGCTGTCCTCGCGCCCGTCAGGCGCTGGGGCGGAGATAGCGGCGCACGCGTGCCAGCAGTTCCTGTGGCTGGAAGGGCTTGATGACGAAGTCGCTGGCGCCGGCGTCGAGCGCGCGCACGGTGTCGCGCTCGGTGTTCTTGGCGGTCAGCATCAGCACCGGCACATCGCGCCAGCTGTCCCTGGCCCGGATCTGCCCCACGATCTCGAAGCCGTCGACATACGGCAGCATCACGTCGAGCAGGACCAGGGCCGGCGGATTCGAGGTGGCGATGTGCTGCGACGCGGCGCGCCCGTCGGCCATGTGTACGACCTGGTAACCCTGCCGTTCCAGCATGAAGCGCAGGACCTGCGAAATATGTTCGTCGTCCTCGACGACGAGGACAGTGGGGACGGTGGCCGGATCTGGTTGCATGCAGTGTCGGTAAGGAGGGGATGAAGCCGATTATAGCCAAGCCCCGCGCCCGGGGCGCCATTCGATGTGGCCGGCGAGCGGGAGAAGGCCGGTCGAGGCCGCTGATCGTTGCTAAGAAGCAACGGTCAGGGGGCCAAGCCTGGCTTCAGCGCGCACCCCGCAGCGGATCGAGCAGGGCGCGCAGGTCGTTATGGTCGAGTTCGTACATCAGGGCCAGCAGCTCGCCCAGTTCGCCGCGCGGAAAGCCTTCGCGCGCAAACCAGCCCAGGTAATGGCCCGGCAGGTCGGCGATTTTCCGGCCTTCGTACTTCCCATACGGCATTTCGCGTGTCAGCAGCAGGAGCAGGTGTTCGGGTGTCATGGTGGCGCCACTTTAGCAAAAACGGCGAAAGAGGTAGCATAAGTATTCTTGGGAGATCGCCATGGACAATGAATTCAACCTCGACCGCTTCGTCAGCGCCCAGGATCCCGTGTATTCCGAAGTCCTGGCCGAGCTGCGCACGGGCAAAAAGCGCACCCACTGGATGTGGTTCGTCTTTCCCCAGATTGCCGGACTGGGCCAGAGCGAGATGGCGCGCACCTATGCGATCGGATCGGGCGACGAAGCCGCCGCCTACCTGGCGCATCCCGTGCTCGGGCCGCGCCTGCGCGAATGCGCGCGCCTCGTTGCATCGCACCGCGACAAGACGATAGGCGAGATCTTCGACAGTCCCGACGACCGCAAATTCCATTCCTCGATGACGCTGTTTAACGACGTCGCGCCCGACGAAGCCGTGTTCCAGACCTGTCTCGACCAGTTCTTCGACGGGCGGCCCGATAGCGCGACGCTCGACCGGCTCTAGAAAGACGCGGCGCGCTTTCGCAAGCCTGCACATGGGCCGGCGCCTACAGGCTCGCCTCTATGTGCAGAGGTAATTGCACAGTAAACACACTTCCTTTTCCTTCGCCGGCGCTGTCCACGGCCACGCTTCCCTTGTGCGCCTCGACCAGGTTGCGCACCAGGGCCAGGCCCAGTCCCAGGCCGCCGTCGGTGCGGTCCGACGACACTTCACCCTGCGCGTAGAGGTCGAACAGGCGCGGCATCAGCTCGGCTGTAATGCCCTTGCCGTTGTCCGCTACCAGCAGCACCGCCATCGGCCCGCGTTGTTCCAGCGCGATGCGGATGTGTCCGCCGCTTGCGGTGTAGCGTATGGCGTTGCCGAGGAGGTTGCTCAGCACCTGGATCAATCGCGTGCGGTCGCCCAGCACCAGCAAGGGGGCCGTCCCGAGCTGCTGTTCGATGCGGTGGTGTTTGCGGTCCGCCAGGGACTGCATCTGCTCGACGGCCGCGGCCACGATCGCGGCCAGTTCCACCGGGGCCTGCTCCAGCTGCACCAGGCCGCGGCTGACGCGCGAGACGTCCAGCAGGTCCTCTACCAGCCTGCTCATGTGCGCGACCTGGCGGCCGATCAGTTCACCCATCTGGTTGGCGCGCTCCGAACTCACGCCTGCCGGCTGGAGCAGGGTGGCGGCCATGCCGGCCGCCGACAGCGGGCCGCGCAGTTCGTGGCTGAGCGTGGCCAGGAACTCGTTCTTGCTGCGATCCGCCTGCTGCAATGCGACGGCTTTATCGTCGAGCAGATCGTAGAGCGCCTCGATGTTGCGATTTCGTTCCTCCAGGCGCGTCGTCACCAGCAGCAGCTCATCCTGCCGCGCCTGCAAGGCACTCAGGGCATCGGTCAGCTCACGGTTCTGGTGGCGTGCTTCCGACAAGGCCGCCTGGTCGGGCAGCGCCTCGAACTTCGCCACGACGGCGCGGAAGGTGTCGGCACCGATGAAGGGCGTGTGCACAAGGAAGGGCTTGCCGACGGTAATGCGGGTGCCGGCGGCGCTGCTGGCAATGTCGAAATCTTCCATCAGGCGCCGCGCCGACAGGATGCCCAGGCCCATGCCCGAGGTCGAACGGTACTTCCCCGCGAGGATCAGCTCGAGGTCGGCGATTCCGCTGCCCCGGTCTTCCAGGGTGATCAGCAGTTTTTGAGGCGCCACTGCGCCGCTGACCGCAAACGACACCGAGCCGGTACGCGCATAGTTATAGATGTTACGGGCCAGCTCGGACACGACGGTGCTGATGCGCGCCTGGTCGAGGGCGCCAAAGCCGCAGGCCTCCGCAATCTGACGCGCCCGCTGGCGCGCGGCAATAACGTCAAACTCGGTATTGACACCAAGGGACAGTATTTTTTCAATCATGCGGTATGGGTGGTTGCCTGGGAGGCTCTGCGAAGAGGAAGCCGTGAACCACGGGAAGGATAGTCGCAATGACTATTTCTGAACGGAATTATACTCGGTTCGGCAAGCTTGGTTGCCAGATTCTCCAGGCCTCAGGTCCCGAAATCGATCGTCAACGGCAAGCTGGGCGCCTGCCACCGATAACGCCCATCGAGCACGTCCCGTCCCGGATGCGCGCCGCGCCATTCGATGCCGAGCAGGCGCGCCAGGCTGAAACCGAACCAGTCGCCGCGCACCGGCGCCGTCAGGGCCTGGCCCGGCGCCGGGTCGGCGAAGGAACTCCACAGCATCAGCGGAATGCGGTAACCGTCGGGCGTGGTGGCGCTGTGGCCGGCGCGGTCGGTCGTGTGGCCGACCTCCTGGCCATGGTCCGACAGGAAGACCCAGGTCTGCCTGCCCGCCGCCTGGCGCGAGAGGTCGAGCGTGGCTGCTACCGTGCTGTCGTGGTAGCGCACGGCCGAATCGTAGTCGTTGCGCAGTTCGCGCAGCCAGGCCGGGCGGCCTTCGCTGCGCAGGCGCGCGTCGACGCGGTCGAGCGCGTGGGCGTAGGGGCTGGCGCCGTCCGGGTGGCGCATCCGGTAGTGCGGATGCAGGCCGAGCATGTGCAGGACGATCAGTTTGCGCGGCGCCGGGTCGGCCAGCGCGGCGCGTGCGGCCGGCAGCACCTGGCCGTCCAGCGCGCGCGAGCCGCGTCCCGGCATGTTGTTCAGGATTTGCACGCTGTCGGCCAGGCGCGCATGTTCCTGCTCGATCGCGAGGTCGTTGTGGTTGCTGATCCAGAAGGTGCGGTAGCCGGCGGCCCGCGCCAGCGCCAGCAGGTGCACGCGCGAATGCGCTTCCGGGGACCCGAAATAGAACAGGTTGCGCAGTGCCGGCACGGTCGAGGCATTCACCGACCAGGCGTGGCGGAACACCTGCAGCTGGCCGCCGAGCAGGCGCTGGCGCTCGGACAGGGCGGGCGAGGTGGCGCGCTGGTAGCCGTAGCTGCCGAGGTTACTGCGGTTCATGCTCTCGCTGATGACCAGCACCAGGGTGTCGGGACCGTTCTTCGACAGCGTCGGCGCGAGCGCCGTGGCGCTGGCCAGCAGTTCGCTGCGCTGGCGCCCGAGGCTGGCCCATTCCTGGCGCAATTGCGTCACGTCCTGCGACCACTGGGGCCAGAACAGCAGCGGATGATGGCGCCGCGTGGGCTTGCTGGCGAAGGCGCCGACGATCAGCGCCAGTATCAGCGCCGCAAGCACGATGGTCCAGCCGCGCGGCTCCGGCACGCGCGGCGGCGAACGCCACCAGCGCACCAGGCCCCAGGCCAGCAGCGTGCCGCACAAGAGGGCGAAGCCGGACCAGGCCAGCAGGTCGCGCCAGTACATGCTGACGAATTCCATCGACTCGTCGCCCGTGGTGTTGGCCACGGCGCTGAGCACCATCGAACTGTTGGGCAGCGCATCGTAGGCCGCGAGCAGGAAGCCGCGCACGGCGCCGTCGATCACGAAGGCCAGGCCGGCGGCGAAGCAGACGATGGCCTGCGCCAGGCGCCGTCCGCGCGTCGCGCAGGGCCACCACAGCCAGAACCAGATCGGCAGCGCCAGCACCAGCATCTGCCAGACGCGCGTGCCGTCGTGGCCGGCAAATATGGCGAAGCTCAGGGCGCAGATCGGCAGCAGGAGCGGCGCCAGACCGCGCAGCGCCGCCTGCGCGCGCAGGCGCGGCGTCGCGTGCACGACGCGTTCGTGGATGCAGGAAGTCATGGCCTGGGGCGTGCGGCTGAGGGTGCGCGGATCAGGCGAGTTTGCCGGCGCGGGAAGGCCGGCCGGGGAAGAGGTTGAGCAGGCGAACGTCGATGTGCTTCGATGGATTCATGCAGGCTTCTGTCTCTATGGTTGTAGCGTCGAACCGCAATACCAGCTTCCGGATTGAAAGATTGCATTGCAGGAACAAACTCACTTCGCGCCGGCAAGTGTATACGCTTGAGCTGTATATGCATATTCCATATTGAAGAATATTTTTTGGCATGGACAGGTTTTCAAGAGACGGCATGCATTTCGTGCCGCCGATGCCGCGCCATGCGCGGGACAAACCGATGTTGTGCGTATAATCCGCGGAGTGTCTGTCCTTCCCAATTACTGAAAATAACAACTATGGCTTCATCCGATAACATCAGCATGGCGGTGTTCTGCGATTTCGAGAACGTCGCACTCGGCGTGCGCGACGCGAACTACGAAAAATTCGACATCAAGCCCGTGCTCGAGCGCCTCCTGCTCAAGGGCAGCATCACGGTCAAGAAAGCCTACTGCGACTGGGACCGCTACAAGGGCTTCAAGTCGACGATGCACGAAGCGAATTTCGAACTGATCGAGATCCCGCACGTGCGCCAGTCGGGCAAGAATTCGGCCGACATCCGCCTGGTGGTGGACGCGCTCGACCTGTGCTACACCAAGTCGCACGTCAACACCTTCGTCATCATCAGCGGCGACTCCGACTTTTCGCCGCTGGTGTCGAAACTGCGCGAGAACAACAAGCAGGTGATCGGCGTGGGCGTCAAGCAGTCGACTTCCGACCTGCTGGTGGCCAACTGCGACGAATTCATCTTCTACGACGACCTGGTACGCGAAGTGCGCCGCGCCGCCGCCAAGCGCGACGAACGCAAGGCCGCCCCGCAGAACAACAAGCGCCCGAGCGACGACCGCCGCAAGGAAGAACTCGAGGCGCGCAAGACGCAAGCCCTGGAAATGGTGGTCGAGACCTTCGACGCGCTGGTCTCGGAACGCGGCGACACCGGCAAGATCTGGGCCTCGCTGCTGAAGGACACCCTCAAACGCCGTCGTCCGGAATTCTCGGAGGTGTATTACGGCTTCCGCACCTTCGGCAACCTGCTGGAAGAGGCGCAGGTACGCGGCCTGTTCGAATTCGGCCGCGACGAAAAATCCGGGACCTACGTCTACCGCACCAGCGGCGCCAACGCCGCGCAGCCGGCCGAGGGCTTGAGCATGGCCGAGACCATCATGGCCGGCACCGACGCGCATGCCGAAGGCGACGAGGCAGCCGCGCCAGGCGAGGCGAAGGAAGAAGGCAAGACCAAGCGCGGCCGCGGCGGCCGTGGCCGCAAGAGCGCGCGCGGCGAGGCGCCGTTCGTGGCGGTGACGCCGGACGAGGCGGTCGAGGCGGTGCAAGCCGATGAAGGGCCGGGCGAAGCAGTGAGCGAGCCGGCCGTGGACGAAGGGGCCGAGGCCTGGCCCGCGCCGGCTGCCCTGGAAGAAGTGATCGCCGCCGTCGAGCCGGCCGTGCTGGAAGAAGCGCCGGCGCCCGCCAAGAAGGAGCGTCGCCGCGCACCACGCAAGCCGGCCGCGAAGAAGGGGGCGCCGGTCGTGGAGCCTGCGGCCGACTCCAGCCAGGCCGACGCGCCGGCTGCGCAGGTGCCGGTGGCCGAGATCACGGCGCCGGTTGCCAGGATCGAGGCCAGCGATGTCCGTCATGCTGCCGACAGCGAGCTGGAAGAGGACGATGTCCACGAGGACGACGTGAACGGCAATGTCGCCGAGGGCGCCAGGCCGGTCCGCAGCGGCGCGGCTCGTCCGGCACGCAAGCCGGCCGCGCGCAGCCGCCGTCCGGCCAAGCCGAAGGCAGCGTAGCAGGGAAGCCGGAGAAGGGCCCGGCAGCAAGCGGGTGCGGGACGGGCAACCGGTCCCGCATCCTGCGGTCTGACCGATTGGTGGTACAACCGTGGTGGAAGGAGCTGTCATGCGTGCGCTTGCCGGATTGCTGATGTCCCTCGTTGCCCTCGCTTCTTCGGTCCAGGCGGCGCCACCCGCGCCGCTGGCGACCCACCCCATCCTCGGCATCTGGCGCCTGGCGCTGCCCGAACTCCACTGCGTCGAAACCTACCGCTTCCGCGGCGACGGCACCACCCTGGTCACCAGCAAGGAAGAAGTCTCCGAAAGCGAATACCGGATTCCCGACAAGCCGAGCGTCAAGGGCTTCTACAAGTTAGAGGACCGCATCGTGAAGGACAACGGCAAGAAGGACTGCTCGGGCGAGATCATGAAGGTCGGCACCCAGGCGACCAATTTCGTGCGCTTCCACCCGTCGGGGGCCTTGTTCCTGATGTGCAGCGACGAGACGATGGAGACCTGCATCGGGCCGTTCGAACGGGTGGAGGGAGAGGAGGCGTAGGGTGGGCACTCGTGCCCACGCGGTGATACGCGTCGGCTGCGCTTTCGCGCTCGCTGATCTCGCGGCTGACTATCACCGCGTGGGCATGAATGCCCACCCTACGAAGCGCTGATGGTCCGTTCCCCCGTCTGGGTGTATATTGCTGGGCGAAACGTCAACACCCACGGAAACACATGTCCCCGGTTCTTCTCTTCTGCATCCTCATCGGCTATTTCGCGCTCCTGCTGGGCGTCGCCTGGGCCACCTCCCGCAACGCCAACAACGACAGCTTCTTCATCGGTAACAAGAGCAGCAACTGGATGCTGGTCGCCTTCGGCATGGTCGGCACCACCTTGTCCGGCGCAACGTTTATCAGCGTACCCGGCGCGGTCGGCAAGGATGCCTTCGGCTATGGCCAGATCCTGATCGGCTATGTCTTCGGCTATGTCGCGGTGGCCTACATCCTGCTGCCCCTGTATTACCGCCTGAAACTCACCTCGATCTACCACTATCTCGACGTGCGCCTCGGCCGCCGCGCCTACCAGAGCGGGGCGGGCTTCTTCATCGTTTCGCGCCTGCTCGGTTCGACCGCGCGCCTGTACCTGGTCGTGAATATTTTGCAGGCCATCATCCTCGACAGCCTCGGCATCCCGTTCTGGCTGACTACGCTGGTGATCCTGGCCATGATCCTGATGTACACCTACCAGGGCGGCGTGAAGACCATCGTCTGGACCGATACCCTGCAGACCACCTGCATGCTGTTCGGCCTGTTCGCCTGCGTCTGGTTCCTGCTGGGCGAACTCGGCATGTCGATCCCGCAAAGCCTGGATGCCATGCGCGCGCAAGGCTTGTCGCGCATCTTCACGATGGATGTCGACAGCCCGAACTTCTTCTGGAAGCAGTTCGTGGCCGGCATCTTCATCGTGCTGACGATGACGGGCATGGACCAGGAAATGATGCAGAAAACGATCTCGGTGAAAACCCTGGCCGACTCGCAAAAGAACCTGCTGAGCCTGACCCTGGTGCTGGTGGTCGTGCTCTCGGCCTT encodes:
- a CDS encoding glycosyltransferase family 2 protein, encoding MNTYHVVITFVTWFVLCFFVALNGGYLLLNLFSLRALHKRGQEQFLGDLPRAYSGLEPPVSILVPAYNEEATIAASIRSMLQLTYAEFEIVIINDGSKDATLDVLKREFALLPFPEAYRRTIPTKEVRQIYRSTRYPNVRVIDKVNGGKADSLNAGINASRYPLFCGVDADSILQRDSLAKVTEPFLRDPTMVATGGTVRVANGCEVSGGFLTKVGLPRSPLALFQVVEYLRAFLFGRLGWSALNGMLIISGAFGIFRKDAVVLAGGYRPDTIGEDMELVVRMHRTLRAKRQPYRIEFVPDPVCWTEAPEDLATLKNQRVRWQRGLAESLSANWGLMCSRNGGVAGWVAFPFMLFFEWLGPVIELGGYIFMVFAFLTGAISWEAFGAFLFVALGLGILLSASGLLLEEMSFHLYPRGKQLLMLGLVVILENFGYRQLNTWWRLVGLWRWARGKESTWGAMKRKGIGEEAAGVPPPSA
- a CDS encoding HEAT repeat domain-containing protein, producing the protein MTLVPHSDPFVAAAIWTGFAALILTLLLALQIIAMRMMLRRRQRSDARALSRWRPLLNAAIVGEMPATLPPLRRGERLPFLRLWAHLQGSLRGEANEALNEVARRLGIDAYARGLLGRGSRPARLLSALVLGHLHDLDAWPGLLRMAGQPDNTVSLTALWALVRIDPQAASDYMVPLFIAREEWALSLAAGILQQATEPAARALTRLLPQLGEDKLPRALRIAEALHLALPAGVLKSALDSGSMPVVIAGLRGVRTPETLPEVRALLAHEDWQVRVQAARALGRVGERGDAERLVQLLGDREWWVRYRAAEALLELPALTRADLEALRASLTDRFAADMLSQAMAESASV
- a CDS encoding response regulator transcription factor; this translates as MQPDPATVPTVLVVEDDEHISQVLRFMLERQGYQVVHMADGRAASQHIATSNPPALVLLDVMLPYVDGFEIVGQIRARDSWRDVPVLMLTAKNTERDTVRALDAGASDFVIKPFQPQELLARVRRYLRPSA
- a CDS encoding DUF3820 family protein — translated: MTPEHLLLLLTREMPYGKYEGRKIADLPGHYLGWFAREGFPRGELGELLALMYELDHNDLRALLDPLRGAR
- a CDS encoding DUF1810 domain-containing protein, coding for MDNEFNLDRFVSAQDPVYSEVLAELRTGKKRTHWMWFVFPQIAGLGQSEMARTYAIGSGDEAAAYLAHPVLGPRLRECARLVASHRDKTIGEIFDSPDDRKFHSSMTLFNDVAPDEAVFQTCLDQFFDGRPDSATLDRL
- a CDS encoding ATP-binding protein yields the protein MIEKILSLGVNTEFDVIAARQRARQIAEACGFGALDQARISTVVSELARNIYNYARTGSVSFAVSGAVAPQKLLITLEDRGSGIADLELILAGKYRSTSGMGLGILSARRLMEDFDIASSAAGTRITVGKPFLVHTPFIGADTFRAVVAKFEALPDQAALSEARHQNRELTDALSALQARQDELLLVTTRLEERNRNIEALYDLLDDKAVALQQADRSKNEFLATLSHELRGPLSAAGMAATLLQPAGVSSERANQMGELIGRQVAHMSRLVEDLLDVSRVSRGLVQLEQAPVELAAIVAAAVEQMQSLADRKHHRIEQQLGTAPLLVLGDRTRLIQVLSNLLGNAIRYTASGGHIRIALEQRGPMAVLLVADNGKGITAELMPRLFDLYAQGEVSSDRTDGGLGLGLALVRNLVEAHKGSVAVDSAGEGKGSVFTVQLPLHIEASL
- a CDS encoding phosphoethanolamine transferase, which gives rise to MTSCIHERVVHATPRLRAQAALRGLAPLLLPICALSFAIFAGHDGTRVWQMLVLALPIWFWLWWPCATRGRRLAQAIVCFAAGLAFVIDGAVRGFLLAAYDALPNSSMVLSAVANTTGDESMEFVSMYWRDLLAWSGFALLCGTLLAWGLVRWWRSPPRVPEPRGWTIVLAALILALIVGAFASKPTRRHHPLLFWPQWSQDVTQLRQEWASLGRQRSELLASATALAPTLSKNGPDTLVLVISESMNRSNLGSYGYQRATSPALSERQRLLGGQLQVFRHAWSVNASTVPALRNLFYFGSPEAHSRVHLLALARAAGYRTFWISNHNDLAIEQEHARLADSVQILNNMPGRGSRALDGQVLPAARAALADPAPRKLIVLHMLGLHPHYRMRHPDGASPYAHALDRVDARLRSEGRPAWLRELRNDYDSAVRYHDSTVAATLDLSRQAAGRQTWVFLSDHGQEVGHTTDRAGHSATTPDGYRIPLMLWSSFADPAPGQALTAPVRGDWFGFSLARLLGIEWRGAHPGRDVLDGRYRWQAPSLPLTIDFGT
- a CDS encoding NYN domain-containing protein, with product MASSDNISMAVFCDFENVALGVRDANYEKFDIKPVLERLLLKGSITVKKAYCDWDRYKGFKSTMHEANFELIEIPHVRQSGKNSADIRLVVDALDLCYTKSHVNTFVIISGDSDFSPLVSKLRENNKQVIGVGVKQSTSDLLVANCDEFIFYDDLVREVRRAAAKRDERKAAPQNNKRPSDDRRKEELEARKTQALEMVVETFDALVSERGDTGKIWASLLKDTLKRRRPEFSEVYYGFRTFGNLLEEAQVRGLFEFGRDEKSGTYVYRTSGANAAQPAEGLSMAETIMAGTDAHAEGDEAAAPGEAKEEGKTKRGRGGRGRKSARGEAPFVAVTPDEAVEAVQADEGPGEAVSEPAVDEGAEAWPAPAALEEVIAAVEPAVLEEAPAPAKKERRRAPRKPAAKKGAPVVEPAADSSQADAPAAQVPVAEITAPVARIEASDVRHAADSELEEDDVHEDDVNGNVAEGARPVRSGAARPARKPAARSRRPAKPKAA